One window of Hujiaoplasma nucleasis genomic DNA carries:
- a CDS encoding reverse transcriptase family protein has protein sequence MENALFNLKSKKKLAKLLFYDKIGYLDKDLSFINNYSVFIVETSNGGTIKSRIVETPRGMLKVIHDRVFKFLNQVDLPDYLISKRGSSYVQNHISHKNNSNVVSIDIQKFYPMCSFGNVYKFFHNTMNMSPDVAYIISEILTINYENIKINDKVDEYLEQQEVKNKVKFPTKHIPTGSSVSNILSFLSYREMFEEIAQLSKRYNIEMTVYVDDITFSSNEQFPKTFIGKVKKILIKNGHKYNKRKSKKLDKNHNKNITGVIVNKYKQTKIPNKLHLKYKYAKRDLLKDPSQLNNQKLNGIKEAMKQIDTVSKK, from the coding sequence ATGGAGAATGCCTTATTCAATCTTAAAAGCAAGAAGAAACTGGCTAAACTTCTTTTTTATGATAAAATTGGCTATCTTGATAAAGATTTGTCTTTTATTAATAACTATAGTGTTTTTATTGTTGAAACCAGTAATGGAGGAACAATCAAAAGTCGCATTGTTGAAACTCCTAGAGGAATGCTTAAGGTAATCCATGACAGAGTTTTCAAATTTCTTAATCAAGTTGACTTGCCAGATTATTTAATTTCAAAAAGAGGTAGTTCTTACGTTCAAAATCATATTAGCCACAAAAATAATTCTAACGTTGTTTCTATTGATATTCAAAAATTTTATCCAATGTGTTCATTTGGGAATGTTTATAAATTTTTTCACAATACAATGAACATGTCTCCTGATGTTGCATATATAATCAGTGAGATTCTTACAATAAATTATGAGAATATAAAGATTAATGACAAGGTGGACGAATACTTAGAGCAGCAGGAAGTTAAAAACAAGGTAAAATTCCCTACAAAACATATACCTACAGGTTCGAGTGTAAGCAACATTTTGTCATTTTTAAGTTATCGAGAAATGTTTGAGGAAATAGCTCAACTATCAAAAAGATATAATATTGAAATGACTGTTTATGTTGATGATATAACATTCTCAAGCAATGAACAGTTTCCGAAAACATTTATTGGTAAAGTCAAAAAAATCTTGATAAAAAATGGGCACAAATATAATAAGAGAAAAAGTAAGAAACTTGATAAAAACCACAATAAAAATATTACTGGTGTAATAGTTAATAAATATAAGCAAACCAAAATACCAAATAAATTGCATCTTAAATATAAGTATGCAAAAAGAGATTTATTGAAAGATCCCTCTCAATTAAATAATCAAAAACTTAATGGTATAAAAGAAGCAATGAAGCAAATTGATACGGTTTCAAAGAAATAA
- a CDS encoding nucleotidyl transferase AbiEii/AbiGii toxin family protein codes for MKLHLNKELFENYIALASQEEDIDEAIVLKDYFVTLALEHIYAIHDDLVFIGGTSLSKCFNIINRFSEDIDLVATAKSRKGKQKATHEIINELASVWAWNSEATNDKYADFKEMYLYYDTNAVSDLDQRVKLELITFMDPFPVIEKNVVAIIFKYLDQDEIDEFDMHPVAVLTQEPYRTFFEKITLEKELFKNDIEGNPLDETQEKRARDFYDIHKIWNFYDKAVPIDIDNFNQMITSRHKHRKNRTIVSNDEFNQYKLYEMFKKKNIRKQLEEVDFRKLSIRDLDCDDIETSLKEIDDFFQKLIV; via the coding sequence ATGAAGTTACATCTAAATAAAGAGTTATTTGAGAATTATATTGCATTAGCTAGTCAGGAAGAAGACATTGATGAAGCAATTGTACTAAAGGACTATTTTGTAACATTGGCACTTGAACACATATATGCTATTCACGATGATTTGGTATTTATTGGGGGAACATCACTATCTAAATGTTTTAACATCATCAATCGTTTTTCAGAAGATATTGATTTAGTCGCAACCGCCAAAAGCAGAAAAGGCAAACAAAAAGCAACACATGAAATTATCAACGAACTTGCATCAGTATGGGCATGGAATAGTGAAGCCACTAATGATAAGTATGCTGACTTTAAGGAAATGTATTTATATTATGACACTAATGCTGTGAGTGATTTAGACCAAAGAGTTAAACTTGAACTAATCACATTTATGGATCCCTTCCCTGTAATTGAAAAGAACGTAGTAGCGATTATTTTTAAATATCTAGATCAAGATGAAATCGATGAGTTTGATATGCACCCAGTAGCTGTTTTAACTCAAGAACCATATAGAACATTTTTTGAAAAAATAACATTAGAGAAAGAACTCTTCAAAAATGATATAGAAGGCAATCCGTTAGATGAAACACAAGAAAAGAGAGCTAGAGATTTTTATGATATCCATAAAATTTGGAATTTTTATGACAAAGCAGTTCCAATAGACATTGATAATTTTAATCAAATGATTACATCACGACATAAACATAGGAAAAATAGAACAATAGTTAGTAACGATGAATTTAATCAATATAAACTGTATGAAATGTTTAAAAAGAAGAACATAAGAAAGCAATTAGAAGAAGTTGACTTTAGAAAACTATCCATTAGAGATTTAGACTGTGATGACATAGAAACATCATTAAAAGAAATTGATGATTTCTTCCAAAAACTAATCGTTTAA
- a CDS encoding type II toxin-antitoxin system RelB/DinJ family antitoxin has protein sequence MSKNAYINVRVDEKTKKDVEDILEILGINMSTAIDIFLNQIVLNNGLPFKMKMPSMDITVKEQELAEALNLTGGKPYPKKFKKIINLYGRGDIDYDVAFYAIKKIYEKDKLKDITEDLLEEYDAAYKELAK, from the coding sequence GTGAGTAAAAATGCGTATATTAATGTAAGAGTTGATGAAAAAACAAAAAAAGACGTAGAAGATATTTTAGAGATACTTGGTATAAATATGTCTACAGCCATTGATATATTTTTGAATCAGATTGTTTTAAACAATGGGTTGCCATTTAAAATGAAAATGCCAAGTATGGATATTACAGTTAAAGAACAAGAATTGGCTGAAGCATTAAATTTAACTGGAGGTAAACCATACCCTAAGAAGTTTAAAAAAATTATCAATCTTTATGGGCGTGGGGATATTGATTATGATGTTGCCTTTTATGCAATTAAGAAAATCTATGAGAAAGATAAATTAAAAGATATAACAGAAGATCTTTTAGAAGAATATGATGCTGCTTATAAAGAACTAGCTAAGTAA